One Epinephelus fuscoguttatus linkage group LG16, E.fuscoguttatus.final_Chr_v1 genomic window, TATGTCCACATTTAATACCCTAGAGCACAAGGTGGCATCGACAAATGCCTTGTTTGGTCTGGCCTCCAGTCcctaatccatccatccatccatccattttataactgcttatcctcttgagggtcgcgggggggctggagcctatcccagctggcattgggcgagagacagagaacaccctggacaggtcgccagactatcacaggactgacatgtagagacagacaaccattcacactcacatacggacaatttagagtcaccaattaacctgcatgtctttggactgtgggaggaagccggagtacccagagaaaacccacgctgacacggggagaacatgcaaactccacacagaagggctcccgcacccgggatcgaaccaggaaccctcttgctgtgaggcaacagtgttaaccaccataccaccgtgccgccaaGTCCCTAATCCAAAAATACCAAATCTACTTTAATGTAGCAGCTAATTGGTTATTAAAATAGTTGCTTCTTTCAATCAGTTTATGAGGTAACTGTTGCAGCTCATTCTAAATCAGTGAATTTGCAACCATCTGAATTCAATCCTCTCCTGATGACTCACCAAAGCGTTTCCTGGTCCACCAGTGTGGCTCCTTCATCGTGTTGAACTTGACCTCCgggtgcagcagcagcctgtggaATAGGTCAGTCGTGCCGCACTTCGGCTGGCCGATGATGTAGAAGAACGGCAAGCAGCGTAGACGAAACAGTTTGCCGCCTCTGTGGTACAGGTGCTCGTAAAAGTTTGTCCTCAGTTTGTCGCACATAGTCTTGAAGCTCTTTGAGCGCAGAGTGAAAAGGTTCCTCTTGTAGGGATCAGTGCCAAGTTCACCGGAGAACTCCTCATACCAGCAAGGGCTCTTGATGCCAGACAGGAAATGGCGGGGAATTACAGAGAACAGCTGCAGAGAGGGACAAAATGAAATCAGAGAATATTGCAGCCCTTTGGTGGAACATGAGTTGGAGATGgatatcttgtttttctttggcGAAACTGTCAGAGGTAAGATTTGTCATCCTTGTGAAGATTGTAGCTTGTGGTGCTAGAGCAACCTTTTCAAGATACTGAAAGACGGTAGATTGTGCTTTGATGGAGAACAGCAGCTACTTTGAATTCATGTCATTTACACTGTCCGCAAGCAGTTCTCATGAAAAAGCATCAAATCATCCATAATTTAGGGCCACATGGCATGATTTTGCAGCCACAGTATTTGAAAACTCAGTGAGATATTCACGTGTCTGACACTGACACATAACACTAATTGGTCTTCAACTTTCTGACTCACTTGTGTTTCTACTGTATGTGCTTTACAGTGTTACCGTCAGAGCTGCTTGTGCCTCGgccataaacacaacaaaatgatgtaagGTAATGTGCAAAAGCATGATGAGAATACGCCAAAACACGAGAGAATTACAGCACATTATCACATAGTAACAGCAGTCAGTAGGTCCTGAGCACCACTTAGCGAGACATGTAACCTGATATTAAACTAACAGCACTACGAACTTCGGCTCTAGGTGGAATCAACACCTCTGTCAGTCTCAGCAAACACTGTCATTATAGGCTTCACCAAAGATGTGTTTAATGCAGGTGTTTATTATTTGCCAGTCTGCTCTTATTCACTTttgtcaacaaaaaataaagcacTCACAGTGGGTATTTATTAGCTTTTTCTAGTTTGGATCAAATTATCATTTGCCAGCATATTTTTAAGCAAAACCATTGCATAATCGCAGCCTGTAACTATGAAAAAACACCTTTTGTTTTAGTTGGCCCACTCAGGGGGCCAACTAAAACTCAGCAAAAATGAGTCAGAACAATATTTCACAGACTTACATGAGCGTCCGTTCCAACGATATCTTTTTCATCAGGCACTTTCCTGGGTGTGTATTCCAGTTTGGAGCTGATGATCTTCACCAGAAGTTTCATGTCTGTTAAATTTTTTTCAGAGGaaactacagctgctgctgctgccgtgcTGGTCGGGACGACCACAGGCCTGAGCTGATAGGGCGAGGGGGTGAGCAAGAGTCCTTTCCTGTCCCACGTCAGGATGTAGGAGGCCATGACGACGAACGTCAGAGTCAACCCCATGAGGAAGCTGACCACTTTGACTTTTGAGATGCTCCGCAGGTTGGTCAGTGACAACTGAGGAATCCACTTGACGTCCGGATTTTCAGTCACATTCGCGTGGCTGAAATCGAACAAAGTCCTCACAGTTCTTTTCCCATAGTTCTCTGCCATGGGCAAACTGTGGAGGCTGAAGGTGTGCTCCGTTTGGAGGTTGCTCCCATATTTGCAGTCTGATAGAGGCATGCTGGCATAGACACGAAGTAGGCATgtagaaaaaaaggagaaattaTTCCCTCAAAATAGATCACCTACGGGTGGTTGCGTGTCCTGATGTGTCCATTCATCATAGTTTTTAATCTGCAGGTCATCACTTGTCTTCATTTCTTCTTCAGCAGGGCCTCCTGTGAATCAGAAACACTTGTTAAAACATGGCTTTTCTGACATGGCTTCAGTTTCCTTTTCACCATAAGTGCTGCAGCATATTTCCCTTTGAAGTATTTCAGTCATAAGAAAGGTGGTATGAATGTGTTTAATATTAGGGTGTTTGAGGGAGCTTTAGCCCCCCTCTGAGGGATCAGTATGTGAATTTATAACTACACTCCTTTCTATAGAACAAGTCACctctaaaaatgttttgaggtcagctgcagagtgtgtgtgtggtctgctGCACGGTGATCCAGTCCTTTACGGTGAGGGCTGTATAGCACATGCAAAGACGAGCTCTACTAAGAGACTTTCAAGGTCAGAATAATAGTTGCTCTGTAATtcaaaactaaaaacacacCATCATTCTCTGTGAACTAAAAGCCCGCAGAGAGCTTTATTTTGTTAACCTGGAAGTATTATTTTCAGGATCAAGGTTTTTCACATGAGGTATTGATACAGGTGGACACACGGTGTGGCAAGtgcacacattttgttttcttttcccaaCACATGAATAATAAGAAAGTAGGCTTTGTTATTTCTAGGGTCCAGTGCTAATGAATTGCAGACATCGAAGTGTAAAATTCTCTGACACGTCCACAGCCagtaacacacatatttttcttttgtttgttagaTTTAACAATCCCACTGGACCGGGGAATGAAACCCTCCACCAGTTCCAGGGAACTACAGGAATTCTCtaatttttcagtgtttgtcttaCAGCACAGCAGGGGCCTGTTACAGAGCAGCCAACATTATGTGACTCAACATGTTCGCACTTACATCATTAAAGGTGCAAATtcagagaaaaatgaaaaggcCACTTAATCTCAGTCATCTTAGGGGACATCACTGGATTGAGTCTGATGGAAGACGCTGTCAGGTTGTATTATGGGAAGCCTAGGATATAGTCTAGCTTCAAGTATACTAAGAACTAAGAGTCAGGATATCTCAAGCTGCGCTGATTTGATTTGgactgtttttttcttgttttttaattctgtGTCTTGTGTGTCCCCATCTTTATGCGAGCACAATACTACAGTATATTGCTGGGGTACCCTTTTAagacatttacaaaaatcatcgtcatatttttaaaaatcttcttAGCAGAGCATAATGTGGTTGTGTCatgtaatgtgttaaaattatgtGCCGGtacccaaaaacaaaacatatttaaagtcAGTTATGAATGGTTGCAGTTTTTAACATGTGGCTAATGTTGTGAAACATATTCAACAACTCGTCAAGTACTGGCAGTGGGTCTGTGGCCCTACATGTCAAACCATTACACTCTAGGTACCCtccagtgtcagttttggacaccCATGGACGATGTGTCAGTTTACGCTTGTCACATGCAtggtgtcttttcaaaataaacttctgttttcacaggaaatgtacaatttccGCTAATttatcacacacactctctttttaaaacaaacttaGATAAAAAACACCTCCACTTTAGATTTATTTCCTCAAgtttaggaaacaaaagcatGAAGTTAGGTTTAGaacaaacatcatggtttgactGAAAATAAGTTAGTTTGTTACTAATTTTAATGTAATATCACGTGACACATcactagcatagtatgctaTACACTATAATGGAACATGGGACACAAACGGCGGTCTCataggtgaaagtccagagttcttcttttgttttaagatcatttttgggggctttttgccttggACAGTCTAGGAGTGAaggagggatgacatgcagcaaagagatGCAGGCTGAAATTGAACCCTCGGCCACTACAACAAGGACACTACCTTCCCTCCCACTTGCCCTGTGCGGACTTTCCTACTCTTCATACTACAACAGTTGCTCAGAACGCCAAAAAATGCCACTTCCTAGTCCATCTCATACCACTGTTACAGGGTGCCTCGCTTTGTCTGTAACTTGGTctcagtatttgacgagttggtaGTGAGACTGAGTTGGTGAAACAGTCacagtttggttaggtttagggaaaaaaaggtTTACAAAAACATGCATATCGAGGTGACAAAGATGAggaactggacagaagagcatGTAGAAGATGGCAAGATAGAGTCTGCACACTAGTTGATGCTCCTATTATTGTTTTTTAGTTACCAGCAAGGTGACATTTGACCATTTGATGAATGCTTGAAACGTCACCTCAATGGTTTCAAGAAAACATTTGTAGGAGCATTAACTAGTGTTCATGCTCTATCTTTCCATCTTAGGAAATAAAATACTTGATTAAGTTCAGTACAGGATGTAAGTACGTCATACCATATCGCTGTTATGCAAAGTATGTAAGTAGGTGAAGCTAAGAAACCTCaacgttgacttttggttttacatgatacacaaacagcagtgtctttggtgaaagtcttgtgtttgtttgacccaaccacacctcacctcaccttacattttaattttaacacattatgtGGCACCACCACGTAATGCAGTATTAAGTGgtcatggtcatttcacatatttctgcaAGACCAGGCTGCCCATAACCCTCCTTTTGGGTCCCTCCCACCCCACCCATCCTGGACCTTACAGGCACAGAGAACAGCTATATTAAGGATTTTATTTTAGTAATACCTTCTTTTCAGCACGAAATGTTTTCTGGTCCCGCCTGGTGCATGTTCGCGGCCCAGCGTTCCATTAAGATACTCAATACATAGTGTTTGCTTGCGACTTGATCACAGCCTTCACCTCGTCCCTGTTTTAGTGTTGCAAGACTTCTATAAGTTGTGCGTTACTCAAGCAAAGTCTGCATGAGTGCGGACTTGCTGAATGTGTGCACAGGGGGCTTTCAAAGTCCACAAGAAAGCCCTCACACACTTGCAGATTTCATAATGGGACAGCTCTGAGCCATTGCAGACTTATCAGGAATGCACGGCAATATCTGCAAGCTTGCGTGGGATTGGGCAAAGAACTTATTTTTAATCCCTCTCTAGAGGTGTTGTGGGCCTCATTTAATGAAATATCAGTAGACAGAGGTGGGCTCTTTAAAATGCCAGTGACACCACTTGCTAAATACAACTGACATCTACAGTAGTTAATAGTTTAAGTTATTAGTGAATTATGCTGCTTCTGATACTAATCCTGAGCCCTGCTATATCATTATTAAATGTTATATTTCCatatgttggtgttgtttttatgctttttaatGATGTGTGAATCCCCGTCTAGCTGTGGTTAGAGAGGTATCATATTAATGGATGCTAGTCTCATTTTGTTCATG contains:
- the LOC125903080 gene encoding carbohydrate sulfotransferase 15-like, which encodes MPLSDCKYGSNLQTEHTFSLHSLPMAENYGKRTVRTLFDFSHANVTENPDVKWIPQLSLTNLRSISKVKVVSFLMGLTLTFVVMASYILTWDRKGLLLTPSPYQLRPVVVPTSTAAAAAVVSSEKNLTDMKLLVKIISSKLEYTPRKVPDEKDIVGTDAHLFSVIPRHFLSGIKSPCWYEEFSGELGTDPYKRNLFTLRSKSFKTMCDKLRTNFYEHLYHRGGKLFRLRCLPFFYIIGQPKCGTTDLFHRLLLHPEVKFNTMKEPHWWTRKRFGYIRFKDGFHESFPVEDYLDLFDLAAHNIQEGFSGNSSGDHRALITGEASASTMWDNQAWSYLRGYGEETEPPFLAQDFIHTVQPGAKIIIMLRDPVERLYSDYLYFKMANKSAEDFHQKVVDSVQLFQSCLSERSLRSCAYDTGLSNAMPVRLNLGMYIVFLLDWLTVFHREQILVLRLEDYAANLKVTIKKVFDFLSVGPLSEQLEAALTKRPMSNTRRTADRNLGPMLPATRDLLREFHQPFNHKLASVLDYKAFLWSNT